The following proteins are encoded in a genomic region of Periophthalmus magnuspinnatus isolate fPerMag1 chromosome 23, fPerMag1.2.pri, whole genome shotgun sequence:
- the gnsa gene encoding N-acetylglucosamine-6-sulfatase, producing the protein MAPLRGGLLRLVNCLLICVTFSSFSCSRESTKSYHRPNIVLILTDDLDISNGGLTPLIKTKKLIGDAGISFTNAFVASPLCCPSRASILTGKYPHNHHVINNTLEGNCSSIAWQKTEEGHTFPALLKTFAGYQTFFAGKYLNQYGHSEAGGVEHVPPGWNYWVGLEKNSKYYNYTLSVNGKAQKHGSDYNKDYLTDVLANQSLDFLQYKSNYLPFFMMVSVPAPHSPWTAAPQYQDKFNTTKAPRGPNFNIHGKDKHWLIRQAKTPMSNSSIQFLDDAFRRRWTTLLSVDDLVEKIVKQLEVRGELDNTYVFFTSDNGYHTGQFSLPLDKRQLYDFDIRVPLMVRGPNIKPNQTSQMLVANVDLGPTMLDIAGYNVSKTQMDGMSFLPIMEGLMNSSSWRTDILVEYEGEGSNVSDPACPLLGPGVSECFPDCVCEDSYNNTYACVRTVAPSANLQYCEFDDNEVFVEVYNMTADPFQLTNVARSIEQEVLEKMNRRLMILQSCSGQSCRTPGVYDPRYKFDPRQMFLNHSWQHSRLRQKMK; encoded by the exons ATGGCCCCTCTACGCGGTGGATTACTGCGCCTAGTCAACTGTCTGCTGATCTGCGTCACTTTTAGCAGCTTCAGCTGCAGCAGGGAGTCTACTAAATCCTACCACAGACCAAACATTGTTTTAATTCTTACAGATGACCTGGACATCTCCAACGGAGGACTG ACCCCATTAATTAAGACAAAAAAGCTCATTGGAGATGCTGggatttcattcacaaatgct TTTGTTGCAAGCCCGCTGTGCTGCCCAAGTCGTGCAAGTATTCTCACGGGTAAATATCCACACAACCACCATGTAATCAACAACACGTTAGAAGGCAACTGCAGCAGCATAGCATGGCAGAAGACTGAAGAGGGTCACACATTCCCGGCATTACTCAAGACTTTTGCTGGCTATCAGACCTTCTTTGCAGGGAAATATCTCAACCAG tATGGACATTCAGAGGCAGGAGGGGTGGAACACGTGCCCCCTGGTTGGAACTATTGGGTCGGACTG gaaaagaactcaaaatactATAACTACACTCTGTCTGTAAATGGAAAAGCTCAAAAACATGGATCTGACTATAACAAAGACTATCTGACAGATGTATTG GCCAACCAGTCTCTAGACTTTTTACAGTATAAATCAAACTACCTGCCGTTCTTTATGATGGTATCAGTGCCTGCTCCTCATTCTCCTTGGACTGCAGCCCCTCAGTATCAGGACAAATTCAACACAACCAAAGCACCCAGAGGTCCAAATTTCAACATTCACGGAAAG gacaAGCACTGGTTAATTAGACAAGCAAAAACTCCTATGAGCAACTCCTCAATCCAGTTTTTGGATGATGCTTTCAGGAGACG ATGGACCACACTCCTGTCAGTGGATGACCTAGTGGaaaaaatagtaaaacaatTGGAAGTCAGAGGTGAACTGGATAACACCTATGTCTTCTTTACATCAGACAATGGTTATCACACAG GTCAATTCTCCCTTCCTTTGGATAAGAGACAGCTTTACGACTTCGACATCAGAGTTCCACTTATGGTCAGAGGCCCAAATATCAAGCCAAACCAGACCAGTCAG ATGCTGGTGGCTAATGTTGACCTTGGTCCAACCATGCTGGACATTGCTGGTTACAATGTAAGCAAGACGCAGATGGACGGCATGTCCTTCCTTCCTATAATG GAGGGTTTGATGAACAGCAGCAGTTGGAGAACAGACATCTTGGTGGAATATGAAGGAGAAGGAAGCAATGTGTCCGATCCTGCCTGCCCTTTGCTGGGTCCAGGAGTCTCG GAGTGTTTCCCAGATTGTGTATGTGAAGACTCTTACAACAACACCTATGCTTGTGTACGCACCGTAGCCCCATCTGCCAACCTGCAATACTGCGAGTTTGATGATAATGAG GTGTTTGTTGAAGTCTATAACATGACAGCAGATCCTTTCCAGTTGACAAACGTTGCAAGGAGTATTGAACAAGAAGTTCTGGAAAAGATGAACCGCCGGCTGATGATACTGCAGTCCTGTTCAGGACAGTCATGTCGGACGCCTGGTGTTTATGATCCAAG GTATAAATTTGATCCCAGGCAGATGTTTCTTAACCATAGTTGGCAGCATAGTAGGCTGAGACAAAAAATGAAGTAA